In a genomic window of Lacrimispora sp. BS-2:
- the raiA gene encoding ribosome-associated translation inhibitor RaiA: protein MRFTITGRNIEVTPGLREAIEDKLGKLDRFFAPATEATVRLSVQKEIQKIEVTIPVKGHIIRAEESSTDMYVSIDLVEEILERQLKKYKNKLIDKKLNVPSFSKAFLEDETQADDYVEIVKTKKFAIKPMDPEEACVQMELLGHSFYVFLNADTDEVNVVYKRKGGSYGLIEPEF from the coding sequence ATGCGTTTTACAATTACAGGGAGAAATATTGAGGTAACACCAGGATTACGCGAGGCAATCGAGGACAAGCTTGGAAAGTTGGACCGTTTCTTCGCTCCTGCCACAGAAGCAACAGTAAGACTCAGCGTGCAGAAAGAAATACAAAAAATTGAAGTGACTATTCCAGTGAAAGGACATATAATCAGAGCGGAAGAATCCAGTACAGACATGTACGTTTCCATTGATCTTGTAGAAGAGATCCTGGAACGCCAGTTGAAAAAATATAAGAACAAATTAATCGATAAAAAACTGAACGTCCCCTCCTTTTCCAAAGCTTTTCTGGAAGATGAAACCCAGGCAGACGATTATGTGGAGATCGTTAAGACAAAGAAATTTGCCATAAAGCCCATGGATCCGGAAGAAGCCTGTGTTCAGATGGAACTTCTTGGTCACAGCTTCTATGTATTCTTAAATGCGGATACAGATGAAGTCAATGTGGTTTACAAAAGAAAAGGCGGCTCCTACGGCCTGATTGAACCGGAATTTTAG
- the secA gene encoding preprotein translocase subunit SecA: MNFVQKIFGTHSERELKLIEPIVDKIEALRPTMVALTDEELRNNTRLFKERLSSGETLDDILPEAYATVREAARRVLNMEHFRVQLIGGIVLHQGRISEMKTGEGKTLVSTCPAYLNALAGNGVQIVTVNDYLAKRDAEWMGRVHEFLGLTVGVVLNSMNSDERRAAYNCDITYVTNNELGFDYLRDNMAIYKEQMVLRNLDFCIIDEVDSVLIDEARTPLIISGQSGKSTKLYEVCDILAHQLERGETSGEFSKMAAIMGEEITETGDFVVDEKDKVVNLTEQGVDKVEQFFHIENLSDPQNLEIQHNIILALRANYLMFRDKDYVVKDDEVLIVDEFTGRIMPGRRYSDGLHQAIEAKEHVNVRRESKTLATITFQNFFNKYNKKAGMTGTALTEEKEFRNTYGMDAISIPTNRSIARIDQEDAVYKTKKEKFEAVCNEVEIAYEKGQPVLVGTITIETSEMLSNMLRRRGIPHKVLNAKYHELEAEIVADAGVHKAVTIATNMAGRGTDIKLDDESKAAGGLKIIGTERHESRRIDNQLRGRSGRQGDPGESRFYISLEDDLMRLFGSERLVGMFNTLGVPEGEQIEHKMLSNAIEKAQMKIETNNYGIRENLLKYDEVMNEQREVIYEERRKVLDGDNMRDFILKMVTDIVENAVDLSVSDDQAPEEWDLGELNNLLLPIIPLQPVTLPEDKKIRKNELKHMLKEEAIKLYESKEAEFPDGEQIREIERVILLKVIDNKWMSHIDDMDQLRQGIGLQAYGQRDPLVEYKMSGYQMFDEMAAAIREDTVRILFHIRVEQKVEREPAAKVTGTNKDESSPKAPVKKVEAKVYPNDPCPCGSGKKYKQCCGRKLV, from the coding sequence ATGAACTTCGTTCAAAAAATATTTGGAACTCATAGTGAAAGAGAATTGAAATTAATAGAACCTATTGTGGATAAGATAGAAGCTCTGCGTCCGACCATGGTTGCACTTACGGATGAGGAGCTGCGGAATAACACAAGGCTCTTTAAGGAAAGGCTTTCATCAGGCGAGACTCTTGATGATATTTTACCGGAAGCTTATGCAACGGTGAGAGAGGCAGCACGAAGAGTTCTTAATATGGAACATTTCCGTGTACAGCTCATTGGCGGAATCGTTCTTCATCAGGGACGTATTTCCGAAATGAAGACAGGTGAAGGTAAGACCCTGGTATCTACCTGCCCAGCTTATTTAAATGCTTTGGCAGGCAATGGAGTCCAGATCGTAACGGTCAATGATTACCTGGCAAAACGAGATGCTGAGTGGATGGGAAGAGTTCATGAGTTCCTGGGACTGACTGTCGGGGTTGTGCTTAACTCCATGAATTCTGACGAAAGACGTGCCGCATACAACTGCGACATTACCTATGTAACCAACAACGAGCTTGGTTTTGATTATCTGAGAGATAACATGGCCATCTATAAGGAACAGATGGTTTTAAGAAATTTAGACTTTTGTATCATTGATGAGGTTGACTCCGTATTAATTGATGAGGCAAGAACGCCTCTTATTATTTCCGGACAGAGCGGCAAGTCCACAAAGCTCTATGAGGTTTGTGATATTCTGGCCCACCAGTTGGAAAGGGGCGAGACTTCCGGGGAATTTTCCAAGATGGCAGCCATTATGGGAGAAGAGATTACGGAAACCGGCGACTTTGTCGTGGATGAAAAGGACAAGGTTGTCAACTTGACCGAACAGGGTGTGGATAAGGTAGAGCAGTTCTTCCACATCGAGAACTTATCTGATCCCCAGAACTTAGAGATTCAGCATAACATCATTCTGGCCCTCCGTGCCAATTACCTCATGTTCCGGGATAAGGATTATGTTGTAAAGGATGACGAGGTACTGATCGTTGATGAGTTTACCGGACGTATCATGCCCGGCAGACGTTATTCCGACGGACTCCATCAGGCGATTGAAGCCAAGGAGCACGTAAATGTGCGCAGGGAGAGCAAGACTCTTGCCACCATCACCTTCCAGAACTTCTTTAATAAGTATAATAAAAAAGCAGGGATGACTGGTACTGCCCTTACAGAAGAAAAGGAATTCCGTAATACCTACGGCATGGATGCCATTTCCATCCCGACCAACCGTTCCATTGCCCGTATTGATCAGGAGGATGCCGTTTATAAAACAAAGAAAGAGAAATTTGAGGCGGTATGCAATGAGGTGGAGATCGCTTACGAGAAGGGACAGCCTGTCCTGGTAGGTACCATTACCATTGAAACCTCTGAAATGTTAAGCAATATGTTGCGGCGCCGGGGCATTCCCCACAAGGTGCTCAATGCAAAATATCATGAGCTGGAAGCTGAGATCGTAGCGGATGCAGGTGTGCATAAGGCTGTTACCATTGCAACCAACATGGCAGGCCGTGGTACGGATATCAAGCTTGACGATGAATCAAAGGCAGCAGGCGGCTTAAAGATCATTGGTACAGAACGTCATGAATCCCGCCGTATTGATAACCAGCTGCGCGGCCGTTCCGGACGTCAGGGTGATCCGGGAGAATCCAGATTTTACATCTCCCTTGAAGATGACTTAATGCGTCTGTTTGGTTCCGAACGTCTGGTAGGCATGTTCAATACCCTTGGCGTGCCGGAAGGAGAGCAGATCGAACACAAGATGCTCTCAAACGCCATTGAAAAGGCTCAGATGAAGATTGAGACAAACAACTACGGCATCCGTGAGAACCTTTTGAAATACGATGAGGTCATGAACGAACAGCGTGAAGTGATCTATGAGGAGAGAAGAAAGGTTCTGGATGGAGACAATATGCGTGATTTCATCTTAAAGATGGTGACGGATATTGTGGAAAATGCGGTAGATCTTTCCGTCAGCGACGACCAGGCGCCGGAGGAATGGGATTTGGGCGAGCTTAACAACCTTCTTCTCCCCATCATTCCGCTGCAGCCCGTCACTCTTCCGGAGGATAAGAAGATCAGGAAGAATGAACTGAAGCATATGCTGAAGGAAGAAGCAATTAAGCTGTATGAATCCAAGGAAGCAGAATTCCCTGATGGAGAACAGATCCGTGAAATCGAGCGGGTAATTCTCTTAAAGGTAATTGATAATAAATGGATGTCCCATATTGACGACATGGATCAGCTGCGTCAGGGCATCGGCCTGCAGGCTTACGGACAGAGAGATCCGCTGGTGGAATATAAGATGAGCGGATATCAGATGTTTGATGAGATGGCTGCGGCCATTCGGGAGGATACCGTAAGAATCTTATTCCACATCCGCGTGGAGCAGAAGGTGGAGAGAGAACCGGCTGCCAAGGTGACTGGAACCAATAAGGATGAAAGCTCTCCCAAGGCACCGGTAAAGAAAGTGGAAGCCAAGGTATATCCCAATGATCCGTGTCCATGCGGTTCCGGTAAGAAATACAAGCAGTGCTGCGGACGTAAATTAGTATAG
- a CDS encoding aspartate kinase, with product MLVVKKFGGSSVADKERIFNVAKRCIEEYEKGNQVVVVLSAMGKTTDGLIAKAREINPNPPKREMDMLLATGEQISVALMAMAMNSLGVPAVSLNAAQVAMHTTSAYGMAKLKRIDTERIRHELEARKIVIVTGFQGVNKYDDLTTLGRGGSDTTAVALAAALHADACEIYTDVDGVYTADPHIVPNARKLPEVSYDEMLEFASLGAKVLHNRSVEMAKRYGVQLVVLSSLTRAEGTVVKEETKLERMLVSGVAADKNVARISVIGVRNTPGIAFKIFNLLAKHNINVDIIIQSIGREERKDISFTVAKTDLKDTMDLLKENMKSITAQDITCEEGVAKVSIIGAGMTGNPGVAAKMFEALSNANVNIKMIATSEIRITVLIDEADVNRAMRTVHDAFDLAD from the coding sequence ATGTTAGTAGTGAAAAAATTTGGCGGTAGCTCCGTCGCAGATAAGGAAAGAATTTTTAATGTGGCAAAGCGCTGCATTGAGGAATATGAAAAAGGCAATCAGGTGGTAGTGGTCCTGTCCGCTATGGGAAAGACAACGGATGGTCTCATTGCAAAAGCACGTGAGATTAATCCCAATCCTCCTAAGAGAGAGATGGATATGCTGTTAGCTACCGGGGAACAGATCAGTGTTGCCCTCATGGCTATGGCAATGAATTCTTTGGGAGTTCCGGCCGTTTCTTTAAATGCGGCCCAGGTGGCCATGCACACCACCTCTGCCTACGGAATGGCCAAATTAAAGCGGATCGACACAGAACGGATACGGCATGAACTGGAGGCCAGGAAAATCGTGATCGTCACAGGTTTTCAGGGGGTTAATAAGTACGATGACTTAACGACCCTTGGCCGGGGAGGCTCCGATACAACGGCCGTGGCCCTTGCAGCAGCCCTTCATGCGGATGCATGTGAGATCTATACGGATGTGGATGGTGTATACACAGCAGACCCTCACATTGTTCCAAATGCCAGAAAGCTCCCTGAGGTTTCTTATGATGAAATGCTGGAATTCGCTTCCCTTGGAGCAAAAGTGCTCCATAACCGGTCTGTGGAGATGGCAAAGCGTTATGGAGTTCAGTTGGTTGTTCTGTCAAGTCTGACCAGGGCAGAAGGTACAGTTGTCAAGGAGGAAACAAAATTGGAAAGAATGCTGGTTAGCGGTGTGGCCGCGGATAAGAATGTAGCCCGTATTTCAGTGATCGGGGTTAGGAATACGCCTGGAATTGCTTTTAAAATCTTTAATCTCCTGGCAAAACACAATATTAATGTGGATATCATCATTCAGTCCATTGGACGGGAAGAGAGAAAGGACATCTCCTTTACGGTGGCAAAGACTGATTTAAAGGATACCATGGATCTGTTAAAGGAAAATATGAAATCCATCACAGCCCAGGATATAACATGCGAGGAAGGTGTGGCCAAGGTTTCCATTATCGGCGCAGGGATGACAGGCAATCCCGGAGTAGCGGCAAAGATGTTTGAGGCCCTTTCAAACGCTAATGTGAATATCAAGATGATCGCCACCTCTGAGATCCGGATAACGGTTCTCATCGATGAAGCAGATGTAAACCGTGCCATGAGAACGGTCCATGATGCTTTTGATCTGGCGGATTAA
- a CDS encoding HAD family phosphatase — protein sequence MVKGIVFDMDGVLADTEHFYQKRREAFLMEKQFRFEAGLNFIGSNDEAIWEALVPDNPILRQDMLMEYREYRAHYPVRYKELVNPQVMPLFTILKKQGLKIGIASSSDLGSIDAMIDAAGINGLVDYRISGMECSAHKPDPEIYRKALHALGLAPDQAFAVEDSPSGIAAALNAGLKVYALKPQHGELIDQSAATAVIGQLKEVLTLLLK from the coding sequence ATGGTTAAAGGAATTGTATTTGATATGGATGGAGTCCTGGCTGATACAGAACATTTCTATCAAAAACGTCGTGAAGCATTTCTGATGGAAAAGCAGTTTCGCTTTGAAGCAGGTCTGAATTTTATCGGTTCCAATGATGAAGCCATCTGGGAAGCCCTTGTTCCGGATAATCCGATCCTGCGTCAAGATATGCTGATGGAGTATCGCGAATACCGGGCGCATTATCCGGTACGTTACAAAGAGTTGGTGAATCCGCAGGTTATGCCCCTGTTCACCATTCTGAAAAAACAGGGTTTGAAAATTGGCATTGCCTCCTCATCGGATTTGGGGTCCATTGATGCCATGATTGATGCAGCTGGAATCAATGGTCTTGTGGATTACCGTATTAGCGGAATGGAATGCAGCGCCCACAAGCCGGATCCCGAGATTTATAGAAAGGCGTTGCATGCGTTGGGGCTGGCTCCAGATCAGGCATTTGCGGTAGAAGATTCTCCATCTGGTATTGCAGCAGCATTAAATGCAGGATTGAAGGTATACGCCTTAAAGCCGCAGCATGGGGAGCTTATAGATCAGAGTGCGGCTACGGCTGTGATCGGGCAGTTGAAAGAGGTGCTTACACTGCTGTTGAAATAA
- a CDS encoding SIS domain-containing protein: MYNINLNQVKEIVSTIVADHTIENVAFVGCGASKSELYPAKYFLSNASKKLRVSHFTANEFNYDTPDWLGDTTVVISASLGGSTPETVEANSVAKAAGATVISVTHASGSALTKDADYSIIHGFEANYAAKLEKMGYVMALALEILQQTDGYDKYDKMIDGFGKIFELAEKSAQSAKKAAKQFAEEYKDAPVVYVMSSGGSTEVAYSTSICLMMEMQWINSGSFNSGEFFHGPFEIVDKNVPFILLMNDGKTRNIDARALTFLQRFNALTTVVDAKDYGLSSIISSDVATYFNPLLHTAVFRVYAEELSSIRQHPLSKRRYMWKLEY; this comes from the coding sequence ATGTACAATATCAATTTGAACCAGGTGAAAGAAATTGTATCTACCATTGTTGCGGATCATACCATTGAAAACGTAGCATTTGTAGGCTGTGGTGCTTCCAAAAGTGAGCTTTATCCGGCAAAATATTTTCTGTCCAATGCCAGTAAGAAGCTTCGCGTGTCCCACTTCACTGCCAATGAATTTAACTATGACACTCCGGACTGGCTAGGGGATACCACGGTAGTAATCTCTGCTTCTTTGGGGGGAAGTACTCCAGAGACTGTAGAGGCAAATTCAGTGGCTAAGGCGGCTGGTGCAACCGTGATTAGTGTGACCCATGCATCTGGTTCTGCACTGACAAAAGATGCGGACTACAGTATTATCCATGGATTTGAGGCAAATTATGCAGCGAAATTGGAGAAAATGGGCTATGTGATGGCTCTCGCCCTGGAAATCCTGCAACAGACAGACGGATATGACAAATATGATAAGATGATTGATGGGTTCGGCAAGATTTTTGAACTGGCCGAGAAAAGCGCCCAGTCCGCAAAGAAAGCCGCAAAACAGTTCGCAGAGGAATATAAGGATGCACCTGTTGTATATGTAATGTCCAGCGGCGGAAGTACAGAGGTTGCTTATTCCACCTCTATTTGCCTGATGATGGAGATGCAGTGGATCAATTCCGGCAGTTTCAATTCCGGTGAGTTTTTCCATGGGCCATTCGAAATTGTTGATAAGAATGTTCCATTTATCCTGCTGATGAATGACGGCAAGACTCGTAACATTGACGCACGGGCTTTGACCTTCTTACAGCGTTTCAATGCATTGACAACAGTGGTTGATGCCAAGGATTATGGACTGTCTTCTATAATCAGCAGTGATGTTGCCACTTATTTCAACCCACTTTTACATACTGCAGTGTTTCGCGTGTATGCGGAAGAACTGTCCAGCATCCGCCAGCATCCGCTGTCAAAACGCCGTTATATGTGGAAGCTGGAGTATTAA
- the prfB gene encoding peptide chain release factor 2 (programmed frameshift) yields MVELDQYKYELSTFEKPLVEVRDSLDLDNKLKRIDELDKSMEEPGFWEDPEKSTKIVQLAKNLKDTVQTYKDLEQQYEDIGVMIEMGNEENDPSLVPEVEEMLNQFKEKLEDMRINTLLSGEYDGHNAILKLNAGAGGTESCDWCGMLYRMFCRWAEKKGFSLEVLDYLDGDEAGIKSVTVQINGPNAYGYLKSEKGVHRLVRISPFNAAGKRQTSFVSCDVMPDIEEDLDVEINEEDLRIDTYRSSGAGGQHINKTSSAIRITHLPTGIVVQCQNERSQFQNKDKAMQMLKAKLYMVKQQENAEKLSGIRGDVTEIGWGNQIRSYVLQPYTMVKDHRTNAETGNVGSVLDGALDLFMYAYLRWLSTGAKSGESSAE; encoded by the exons GTGGTAGAGTTAGATCAGTACAAATACGAATTATCAACATTTGAAAAACCATTAGTGGAAGTGAGGGATTCACTT GACTTAGATAATAAGTTAAAGAGAATCGATGAGCTGGACAAGTCCATGGAAGAACCGGGCTTTTGGGAGGATCCTGAAAAGTCAACAAAGATTGTACAGCTTGCAAAGAATTTAAAAGATACGGTTCAGACCTATAAGGACTTAGAGCAGCAGTATGAAGACATTGGCGTGATGATCGAGATGGGAAATGAGGAAAATGACCCATCCCTGGTTCCGGAAGTTGAAGAGATGTTAAATCAGTTCAAGGAAAAGCTGGAAGACATGCGCATCAACACCCTGCTGTCCGGAGAGTATGATGGTCACAATGCCATCTTAAAGCTTAACGCAGGTGCGGGAGGAACCGAATCCTGTGACTGGTGCGGCATGCTGTACCGTATGTTCTGCCGTTGGGCGGAGAAAAAGGGCTTTTCTTTGGAAGTCCTTGATTACCTTGACGGGGATGAAGCGGGCATTAAATCCGTTACGGTACAGATCAACGGGCCCAATGCCTATGGGTATTTAAAGTCGGAAAAGGGAGTTCACCGTCTGGTGCGCATCTCACCGTTTAATGCCGCGGGCAAACGTCAGACCTCCTTTGTATCCTGTGATGTTATGCCGGATATTGAAGAGGACTTAGATGTGGAGATCAATGAAGAGGACCTTCGCATTGATACCTACCGGTCTAGCGGTGCAGGCGGACAGCATATCAACAAAACCTCCTCGGCCATCCGCATTACCCACCTTCCTACCGGAATTGTAGTCCAGTGCCAGAATGAGCGCTCCCAGTTCCAGAACAAGGACAAGGCCATGCAGATGTTAAAGGCAAAGCTTTATATGGTGAAGCAGCAGGAAAATGCGGAGAAATTGTCCGGCATCCGTGGTGATGTGACAGAGATCGGCTGGGGTAACCAGATACGTTCCTATGTCCTTCAGCCTTATACCATGGTCAAGGATCACAGGACCAATGCGGAAACAGGCAATGTAGGAAGCGTTCTGGATGGTGCTTTGGATCTGTTCATGTACGCCTATTTACGCTGGCTTAGCACCGGGGCAAAATCCGGAGAGAGCAGCGCAGAATAG
- a CDS encoding homoserine dehydrogenase: protein MKNIAVMGYGTIGSGVVEVLERNREIIAKRVGDEVNVKYVLDLREFPGDPAENKIVHDFSVIEKDSEVSMVIETMGGLNPAYFFVKASLMAGKHVATSNKALVAAHGTELLEIAREQNVNFFFEASVGGGIPVIRPLYTSLAGEEIEEVTGILNGTTNYILTKMDKAGETFEAALREAQELGYAERNPEADVEGHDTCRKIAILTAMATGHEVNYEHIYTEGITKITDVDFRYADAMGTSVKLFGSSRIQDGTVHAFVAPVMIGKDHPLYSVNDVYNGILVKGNMLGTSMFYGSGAGKLPTASAVVADIMEALKNQGRHVEMGWDRECLTISAMNSFSFRYFVRLKGIAEKRLKEVEAVFGKVEVVELDHMDEFAVLTETMTEEEYEVKAKKLPGIRQRIRAEIVTV from the coding sequence ATGAAGAATATTGCAGTTATGGGCTATGGTACCATTGGATCAGGTGTGGTAGAGGTTTTGGAAAGAAACAGGGAGATCATTGCCAAAAGAGTGGGCGATGAGGTCAATGTGAAGTATGTTCTGGATTTAAGAGAATTTCCAGGAGATCCTGCAGAAAATAAGATCGTTCATGATTTTTCCGTCATTGAGAAGGATTCTGAAGTGTCCATGGTGATTGAGACCATGGGAGGATTAAATCCCGCTTATTTTTTTGTGAAGGCAAGCCTGATGGCAGGCAAGCATGTGGCTACTTCCAATAAGGCACTGGTGGCGGCACACGGCACCGAGCTTTTAGAGATTGCCAGAGAGCAGAATGTGAATTTCTTTTTTGAGGCAAGTGTAGGCGGAGGGATACCCGTTATACGTCCTCTTTATACTTCTCTTGCAGGCGAGGAGATTGAAGAGGTCACCGGAATTTTAAATGGAACCACCAACTACATATTGACAAAAATGGACAAAGCAGGAGAGACCTTTGAAGCGGCCTTAAGAGAGGCTCAGGAGCTTGGTTACGCAGAGCGGAACCCGGAAGCCGATGTGGAGGGACATGATACCTGCCGAAAGATTGCCATTCTGACGGCCATGGCAACGGGACACGAGGTCAATTATGAGCATATTTATACAGAAGGGATTACAAAAATAACGGATGTGGATTTCCGTTATGCTGATGCAATGGGAACCTCTGTAAAACTGTTTGGCTCAAGCCGGATTCAGGACGGAACGGTCCATGCATTTGTAGCCCCGGTCATGATCGGAAAGGATCACCCGTTATATTCCGTAAATGATGTTTATAACGGCATTCTGGTAAAAGGAAACATGTTAGGCACCTCCATGTTTTATGGAAGCGGTGCCGGAAAGCTTCCGACAGCCAGTGCTGTGGTGGCGGATATTATGGAAGCCCTTAAAAATCAAGGCCGCCATGTGGAAATGGGCTGGGATAGAGAATGTCTTACCATTTCAGCTATGAACAGCTTTTCTTTCCGTTACTTTGTAAGGCTTAAAGGAATTGCTGAAAAGCGTTTGAAAGAAGTAGAGGCGGTATTTGGAAAGGTGGAAGTGGTGGAACTGGACCACATGGACGAATTTGCAGTTCTTACGGAAACCATGACCGAAGAAGAATACGAAGTAAAAGCGAAAAAGCTGCCGGGAATCAGACAGCGCATCCGCGCAGAAATCGTAACGGTGTAA
- a CDS encoding ACT domain-containing protein translates to MEEKSKYFVVKQKAVPEVLLKVVEAKKLLESERVITVQEATDRVGISRSSFYKYKDDIFPFYDNTKGKTITLVMQMDDEPGLLSDLLHVVAVYRANILTIHQSIPVNGVATLTLSVEVLETTGNVSKMVEDIEEKDGVHYVKILARE, encoded by the coding sequence ATGGAAGAAAAAAGTAAATATTTTGTGGTAAAGCAAAAGGCTGTACCTGAAGTATTGCTGAAAGTAGTTGAGGCAAAAAAACTGTTGGAGTCGGAGCGCGTCATCACCGTTCAGGAGGCGACTGACCGGGTCGGTATCAGCCGCAGCTCTTTTTATAAGTATAAGGATGATATCTTTCCTTTTTATGATAATACGAAGGGAAAAACCATTACACTTGTGATGCAGATGGATGATGAACCAGGCTTACTGTCCGACCTGCTTCATGTGGTAGCTGTGTACCGCGCCAATATCCTTACCATACACCAGAGCATTCCGGTCAACGGGGTGGCCACCTTGACATTAAGCGTGGAAGTCCTTGAGACTACCGGTAATGTTTCTAAAATGGTAGAGGATATAGAAGAAAAAGATGGGGTCCACTACGTTAAAATTTTAGCCAGGGAGTAG
- a CDS encoding sodium:solute symporter produces MEENHNTNNGMLPQIRPTGSFLAFWSVLLGGFGLASDCLPVFSIWSLPAGLFLGLIGIACAVLSRQGKPFTQQAQLGLILSVISAVCGLMIALFIIFVYDTMDTNTPLGHYFRQVFETAAQALSATSPSGE; encoded by the coding sequence ATGGAAGAAAACCATAACACCAATAACGGGATGCTGCCCCAGATCCGCCCAACCGGCTCTTTTCTAGCCTTCTGGTCCGTTCTTCTTGGCGGCTTTGGACTTGCCAGTGACTGCCTTCCCGTGTTCAGCATCTGGAGTCTGCCGGCCGGCCTGTTTCTCGGCCTGATCGGTATCGCATGTGCCGTGCTTTCCAGACAGGGAAAACCCTTTACCCAGCAGGCTCAGCTTGGACTGATCCTGTCTGTTATTTCCGCGGTCTGCGGCCTTATGATTGCATTGTTTATTATTTTTGTATATGACACCATGGATACCAATACGCCTTTGGGCCATTATTTCAGACAGGTTTTTGAGACTGCCGCTCAGGCCCTTTCAGCCACCTCTCCTTCCGGAGAATAA
- a CDS encoding PTS system mannose/fructose/sorbose family transporter subunit IID, whose protein sequence is MSNTKTEPGKRSDFRKYLQFFWRSWAIQASWNYERQMNMGFLYGIAPTLDELYPDENDPVQKAHKQEAYKRHMAFYNCTPQTSAFTLGLAASMEEQYAADREEFNPDTINAVKTSLMGPLSGVGDSFFQGTVRVIAFGLGISLAQQGSILGPVLAIVLSFIPAWLVTWFAGKLGYTMGSKYLTKLQGGGLMDQLMFVCGVVGLMVVGAMVASMVGITTPVAFASTGLVLQDVVDSILPQTLNLLVTLAMFTLIRKKIPTGALLIVCIVGGIVINALGILA, encoded by the coding sequence ATGAGTAATACAAAGACAGAGCCAGGCAAGCGGTCTGATTTCAGAAAATATCTTCAGTTTTTCTGGAGATCATGGGCGATTCAGGCATCCTGGAACTATGAACGCCAGATGAATATGGGGTTCTTGTATGGGATTGCGCCGACCTTAGATGAGTTGTATCCTGATGAGAATGACCCGGTTCAGAAAGCTCATAAGCAGGAAGCATACAAGCGGCATATGGCTTTTTACAACTGCACCCCCCAGACTAGTGCATTTACACTTGGACTGGCGGCTTCCATGGAGGAGCAGTATGCAGCGGACAGAGAGGAGTTTAACCCGGACACAATCAATGCAGTGAAGACTTCTCTGATGGGACCATTATCTGGTGTGGGCGATTCGTTCTTTCAGGGTACGGTTCGTGTTATCGCATTTGGACTTGGTATCTCTCTGGCACAGCAGGGGAGTATTTTAGGACCGGTCCTGGCCATTGTGCTCTCCTTTATTCCAGCATGGTTGGTAACCTGGTTCGCCGGTAAGCTCGGCTATACCATGGGAAGCAAATATCTGACAAAATTGCAGGGCGGCGGTCTGATGGATCAGCTGATGTTTGTTTGTGGAGTCGTGGGGCTGATGGTAGTTGGAGCGATGGTAGCAAGTATGGTTGGCATTACAACTCCAGTCGCATTTGCAAGCACAGGATTAGTATTGCAGGATGTGGTTGACAGTATTCTGCCACAAACACTCAACCTTCTGGTCACATTGGCCATGTTTACCCTGATTCGTAAGAAGATACCGACTGGCGCATTGCTTATAGTCTGCATTGTGGGCGGTATTGTGATCAATGCACTGGGGATTCTGGCGTAA
- a CDS encoding DUF2752 domain-containing protein, whose protein sequence is MNWLKKIFGFGLPCLFHSLTGLYCPGCGGTRAVRSLLRGDLRMSFQYHPLVLYAVFALLLELLFWAFAKGRRDSVKYRKRARILILAGVAITAVNWIFKNYMLVFQSVDLLPPFK, encoded by the coding sequence ATGAACTGGTTAAAAAAAATATTTGGCTTTGGGCTTCCCTGTCTGTTCCATTCCCTAACCGGGCTTTATTGCCCTGGCTGCGGGGGAACCCGGGCCGTCCGGTCATTGCTGCGGGGGGACCTGCGGATGAGTTTTCAGTATCATCCGCTGGTCCTTTATGCTGTCTTTGCGCTGCTTTTGGAATTGCTTTTTTGGGCTTTTGCCAAAGGGCGGAGAGATTCCGTGAAGTATAGAAAAAGAGCCAGGATACTCATCCTGGCAGGAGTCGCTATTACTGCGGTTAATTGGATTTTTAAAAATTATATGCTGGTCTTTCAGAGCGTGGATCTGCTGCCTCCATTTAAGTAG